In Streptomyces hawaiiensis, one genomic interval encodes:
- a CDS encoding menaquinone biosynthetic enzyme MqnA/MqnD family protein produces the protein MDNPRTRPRVGHIQFLNCLPLYWGLARTGTLLDFELSKDTPEKLSEKLVQGELDIGPITLVEFLRHADDLVAFPDIAVGCDGPVMSCVIVSQVPLDRLDGARVALGSTSRTSVRLAQLLLAERYGVQPDYYTCPPDLSLMMQEADAAVLIGDAALRANMLDGPRFGLHVHDLGALWKEWTGLPFVFAVWAARRDYLEREPVITRRVHEAFLDSRNLSLEEVGKVAEQAARWEAFDEETLARYFTTLDFRFGGPQLAAVAEFARRVGPTTGFPADVKVDLLQP, from the coding sequence GTGGACAATCCTCGCACCCGGCCGCGCGTCGGCCACATCCAGTTCCTGAACTGCCTGCCCCTGTACTGGGGGCTCGCCAGAACGGGCACGCTCCTCGACTTCGAGCTCTCCAAGGACACCCCGGAGAAGCTCAGCGAGAAGCTGGTGCAGGGCGAGCTCGACATCGGTCCGATCACCCTTGTCGAGTTCCTCCGGCACGCCGACGACCTGGTCGCCTTCCCCGACATCGCCGTCGGCTGCGACGGCCCGGTGATGTCCTGCGTGATCGTCTCCCAGGTCCCGCTGGACCGGCTGGACGGCGCCCGCGTCGCCCTCGGGTCGACCTCCCGCACCTCCGTCCGCCTCGCCCAGCTGCTCCTCGCCGAGCGCTACGGCGTCCAGCCGGACTACTACACCTGCCCGCCCGACCTGAGCCTGATGATGCAGGAGGCCGACGCCGCCGTCCTCATCGGTGACGCGGCGCTGCGCGCGAACATGCTCGACGGGCCGCGCTTCGGCCTGCACGTGCACGACCTGGGCGCGCTGTGGAAGGAGTGGACGGGCCTGCCGTTCGTCTTCGCGGTCTGGGCGGCCCGCCGCGACTACCTGGAGCGCGAGCCGGTCATCACCCGCCGTGTGCACGAGGCCTTCCTCGACTCCCGCAACCTCTCCCTGGAGGAGGTCGGCAAGGTCGCCGAGCAGGCCGCCCGCTGGGAGGCCTTCGACGAGGAGACCCTCGCCCGCTACTTCACGACCCTCGACTTCCGCTTCGGCGGCCCGCAGCTGGCGGCGGTCGCCGAGTTCGCCCGACGGGTCGGCCCGACGACCGGCTTCCCGGCGGACGTGAAGGTGGACCTGCTCCAGCCGTGA
- a CDS encoding serine/threonine-protein kinase: MRPLDVDEPTMVGPYRLLGRLGSGGMGRVYLGRSAGGRTVAVKIVHPHFALDEEFRARFRREVDAARRVGGAWTAPVLDADPGARVPWVATAYAAGPSLSAAVTDGGPLPAHTVRALGAGLAEALAAVHELGLVHRDVKPSNVLLTLDGPLLIDFGIARATDGTASLTSTGVSIGSPGYMSPEQILGKGVSGAADVFSLGAVLAYAATGQQPFPGDSSAALLYKVVHEEPELGPLDGELRSLTAACLAKDPGTRPAPAEVARRLAPEGAARLVTGGWLPGALVEQVSRSAVQLLNLEATGPGPEPGAGGPSGPVGFSSPSVGPEAAGGAGTGAAMGVFGPPPVMPPGVTPPPNVPPPVLPAQSGGSGLARSGASAEAGGPVQGGAYVQAGGTGRGGGAGRADGPAPIGGPGPIGGPGPIGGSAPIGGPAALFAAAPEPRDGDHPQDTAPGLGRRPGRVSVSVAATSTPEGGGRVRRLSCSVVLAVAGAMAAVTIGSVFVFDLLPGRDGGQDDADSGSGSDSPPAATASSAPSGTVPAAYLGTWEGQGVALDGRLPLGTFRITVGQVAVGEELGKLRQTDQIGGVCVDVLTLKQVTKKELVATSVGAKTNHSGCNPAKTTVHLKPVGDDLQYRSESEESGRPEARMSKVR, from the coding sequence ATGCGGCCGCTCGACGTCGACGAACCCACCATGGTGGGGCCCTACCGGCTGCTCGGCCGGCTGGGCTCCGGCGGCATGGGCCGGGTCTACCTGGGCCGCAGCGCCGGAGGCCGTACGGTCGCGGTCAAGATCGTGCATCCGCACTTCGCGCTGGACGAGGAGTTCCGGGCGCGCTTCCGGCGCGAGGTCGACGCCGCGCGCCGGGTGGGCGGCGCATGGACGGCGCCCGTCCTGGACGCGGACCCCGGGGCGCGGGTGCCGTGGGTGGCGACGGCGTACGCCGCCGGTCCGTCCCTGTCGGCCGCGGTCACGGACGGCGGGCCCCTTCCGGCCCACACGGTACGGGCTCTGGGCGCGGGACTCGCCGAGGCGCTGGCGGCGGTGCACGAGCTGGGCCTGGTGCACCGGGACGTGAAGCCGTCGAACGTCCTGCTGACCCTCGACGGTCCCCTCCTGATCGACTTCGGGATCGCCCGGGCCACCGACGGCACGGCATCCCTCACCTCCACCGGCGTGTCCATCGGCTCGCCCGGCTACATGTCGCCCGAGCAGATCCTGGGCAAGGGCGTCTCGGGCGCGGCCGACGTCTTCTCACTGGGCGCGGTCCTCGCGTACGCGGCGACCGGTCAACAGCCCTTCCCCGGGGACTCCTCCGCCGCCCTGCTCTACAAGGTCGTCCACGAGGAGCCGGAACTCGGTCCGCTGGACGGGGAGTTGCGGAGCCTGACGGCGGCCTGCCTGGCGAAGGACCCGGGCACGCGGCCCGCCCCCGCCGAGGTGGCCCGCCGGCTGGCCCCCGAGGGCGCGGCCCGGCTGGTGACGGGCGGGTGGCTGCCGGGGGCGCTGGTGGAGCAGGTGAGCCGCAGTGCCGTGCAGCTGTTGAATCTGGAGGCGACGGGGCCGGGGCCGGAGCCGGGAGCCGGGGGGCCGTCCGGGCCGGTCGGGTTCAGCAGCCCTTCGGTGGGGCCGGAAGCGGCGGGGGGTGCGGGCACCGGCGCGGCGATGGGGGTGTTCGGACCGCCGCCGGTGATGCCGCCGGGGGTGACACCGCCTCCGAACGTGCCGCCGCCGGTTCTGCCCGCGCAGAGCGGGGGGTCTGGGCTCGCGCGGAGCGGGGCGTCCGCGGAGGCCGGGGGGCCCGTGCAGGGCGGGGCATACGTGCAGGCCGGAGGGACCGGGCGGGGCGGAGGGGCCGGGCGGGCCGACGGCCCCGCGCCGATCGGAGGGCCAGGGCCGATCGGAGGGCCAGGGCCGATCGGAGGGTCCGCGCCGATCGGAGGGCCCGCGGCCCTCTTCGCAGCCGCACCCGAACCCCGGGACGGTGATCACCCGCAGGACACCGCCCCGGGGCTCGGGCGCCGCCCCGGCAGGGTCTCCGTCTCCGTGGCGGCGACGTCCACGCCGGAGGGCGGCGGGCGGGTGCGGAGGCTGAGCTGCTCCGTGGTGCTGGCGGTCGCGGGGGCGATGGCGGCCGTGACAATCGGATCGGTGTTCGTGTTCGACCTGCTGCCGGGGCGGGACGGCGGCCAGGACGACGCGGACTCGGGCAGCGGGTCCGACTCGCCTCCGGCGGCGACCGCGAGCTCCGCCCCTTCCGGTACGGTGCCCGCCGCGTACCTCGGCACCTGGGAGGGCCAGGGCGTCGCCCTCGACGGCAGACTCCCCCTCGGCACGTTCCGCATCACCGTCGGACAGGTCGCTGTCGGCGAGGAGTTGGGCAAGCTTCGCCAGACCGACCAGATCGGCGGCGTCTGCGTCGACGTACTCACCCTGAAGCAGGTGACGAAGAAGGAACTCGTCGCGACGTCGGTCGGCGCGAAGACCAACCACAGCGGCTGCAACCCGGCGAAGACGACCGTCCACCTCAAGCCGGTGGGCGACGACCTCCAGTACCGGTCGGAGAGCGAGGAGTCGGGCCGGCCGGAGGCTCGGATGTCGAAGGTGCGGTAG